The DNA window CACCAGCAGGGGCGTCCCCAGGGCCGCGGTCACGAGGCCCACGGGCGGCTCTCGGCCGGGCATGATGACGCGAGTCAGCGCATCACACAGCACCAGGAAGCTGGCGCCCACCACCACCGAGCACGGCAGCAGCACGCGCCGGCTCACGCCCAGCACCCGCCGGACGATGTGCGGGACGATGAGCTCCACGAAGGCAATGGGGCCACACCACGCGACACAGCCCGCCACGCCCATGGCCCCCAGGCCGATGGCGACGATGCGCACGACGCGCACGTTGACGCCCTGCGATTCGGCGTGCTCCTCACCCGCGATGAACACCTCCAGCGCGCGCGTGAGCAACAACAGCCCCACCACCGACACGGCGGCGACGGGCAGCAACATCACGATGCCCTGGTAGCCCACCTGCGGCAGGTGGCCCATGGTCCACCGCGTGGCCGCGAGCAGCTCCGTCGAGTCCGCGGAGAACTGCACGCCCGTGGAGATGGCCCCCGCCGCCATGGAGAAGGCGATGCCGGCCAGGACCAGGTCGTTCATCCGCACGCTGCGTCCCGCCGCGATGGCGGCCACCAGCATGCTGACCCCCAGCGCCCCCGCGAACGCGGCGGCGGTGATGAGCGGCAAGCCCCACACCGCGCTGCGAGCCCCCAGGACGATGGCCACCAGCGCGCCCAACGTGGCGCCCGCCGTGGTGCCCACGGTGCTCGGCGCGGCGAGCGGGTTGGCGAAGAGCGACTGATACACCGCACCCACCAGCGACAGCGTGCCGCCCACCAGCAGCGCCATCAGCGTCCGAGGGATGCGCAGTTGCCAGAGGATGAAGTCGCGCGCGTCCGGAGGCATCGGTGGACCGATGAAGGGCGCCACCGCCATCACCGCGACGCAAATCACCAGCATCACCACCAACCGCGTCTTCATGAGTCGCGCTCCAAGGGCAGGCTCACGAAGACTCGACGGCCCTCGACCTCCAGGCCGCGCATCCGCACCGAGAACACGCGGCCCAGGTGCTCCCCCAGGTCCGGCGCGTCGTAGCTCGACTCGAAGGCCACCCGGCCGCGCGACAGGCCCACCACGCGAATCCGTCCCTCGCTCCCCTCCCGCATCGCATGGGCGAGCACGTTGATGTCATGGGTGATGCACAGCACCCCCAGCCCCGAGCGCCACAGCCGCCCCACGAGCGCGTACAGCTCCAGTTGCTGCGCCGGGTCCAGGAAGTTGGCGGGCTCGTCCAGCATCACCAGCGGAGACTCCTGCGCGAGCAGCGCCGCCACGGCGACCCGCTGCTGCTCGCCGCCGGACAGCTCGGTGATGGGACGCGGCGCGAGCGCCTCCGCCTGCACGCGAGCCAGCGCCGTGAGCGCCACCTCCTCCGAACGGCGACGGGACTCGGGAAAGCGGTAGCGCGCGGCGGCGACATGCTCCAGCGCGGTGATGGGCTCGGACACCTGCACGCGCTGGGGCAGCCACGCGAGGAACGCGGCCCGCTCGCGCGGCGAGAGCGCCGACACCTCGCGCCCTCCCACCGTGACACTTCCCGCGTCCAGCCGTTGCAGCCCGAGCGCCACCCGCATCAGCGTCGACTTGCCCGCGCCGTTGGGGCCGACGATGGCCACGAAGTCTCCCGGCGCGACGCGGAGGGACACGTCCTCCAGCAGCGGCCGTCCACCCTTGCGCACCGTCGCGCCGGAGACCTCCAGGGAAGACGTCATGGGGCCTTCGTGTCGAAGCGCAGCGCGGCCTGAAGCTGCTCCACCAGGTCCAGGATGCGCGGCCCCGTGGACTGCACGCCCGGCCCGGACACCAGCTTCACCCTTCCCTGCTTCACGGCCCGCAGCACGGACAACTGCTTCCACGCCGCCAGGTGACGCGCCTCCTCTTCCGGCGACAGACGCTTTCCTTCGAGCAGCACCAGGATGATGTCCGGGTCCAGCGTCATGAGCTGCTCGACGGAGATGTTGGGCGGGCCCGAGGGAGCATCCGCGACGGCGTTGCGCGCACCGGCGGCCTCGAGCGCCGCGCCGTGCAGCGAGTCCTTGCGGATGTACCAGATGCTGGAGAGCCCCGCTTCCGCGTCGCCAATCACCAGCAGCACCCGAGGCGCATCCGGCGGCGCCTTTCGCTTGAGCGTCGTCTCCACCTTCTGCGCCAGCTTCGTGGCCACGTCCTCGCGCCCCGTCTGCTTGCCCAGCTCGCGAATGCCGTTCGCCACGTCATCCACGCTGAGCCAGGGCAGCACCTTCACGGGAGCCACCGCGGAGAGAGAACCCGCGGGGGCCTGCTTCACGTGCTCATCCAGGATGAGGGTCGGCTTGAGGCGGGCGATGGCCTCGTAGTTGGGCGCCAGCGTGGAGCCCACCTTGGGCACCGACGCCGTCTCGGGAGGCCAGGTGGAGTAGTCGGAGAGCCCCACCACCTGCTCCCCCGCGCCCAGGGCATAGAGCGTCTCGGAGATGCCGGGCGACAGCGCGACGAGGCGCCGAGGGCCCGCCTCCTGGGTCGTCGGAGCGGAGCGCTGGCAGCCTGCGAGCAGCGAGAGGGCGAGGCCGAGGAGACAGAGGGAACGTGCGGCGGACATGGCGCTGAGGGAACCCGTGAACGGTTGGCGCCCTATAGTGCACGCGCGACAGGAGCCCCGCCATGACGAAGCGCCCCCACCTCATGATTCAAGGCACGGGCTCCCACGTCGGGAAGACGACGCTGGTCGCGGGCTTGTGCCGGCTGTTCGCGAATCAAGGGCTCCGCGTGGCCCCCTTCAAGTCGCAGAACATGTCCCTCAACTCCTTCGTCACGGAGGAGAACGAGGAGATTGCCCGCGCCACGGCGGTGCAGTCCTTCGCGGCGAAGCAGCGGCCCATCGTCCACATGAACCCGCTGCTGCTCAAGCCCAAGTCGGACAGTGTCAGCCAGCTCATCATCCACGGCAGACCGCACCGGGACGTCGATGCCCGGGAGTACTTCCTCTCCGACACCCACCGCGCGCTCAAGCTGGCCGCCATTCAAGAGTCCATCGACCACCTGAATCGCCACTTCGACCTGGTCATCGCCGAAGGCGCCGGGAGCTGCGCCGAGCCCAACCTGCGGCCCTTCGACGTCGTGAACATGGAGGTGGCGCACCGGCTGGACGCGCGCGTCTTCCTGGCGACGGACATCGACAAGGGCGGCGTCGCGGCGGAGCTCCTCGGCACCTTGAAGGTCCTGGAGCTGGTCGCTCCGGGAGACCTGGAGCGCATCGCGGGCTTCATCATCAACAAGTTCCGAGGTGACCGGCAGGTGCTCCAGCCCGCCCTCGACTTCATCGAGCAGCACACCCATCTGCCTGTCGTGGGAGTCCTGCCCTATCTCTCGCTCGCGCTGGAGGAAGAGGACCGCGTCCAGCCCCGCATGCAGGGCACACCTGAAATCGACGTGGCGGTGGTCTACCTGCCGCACATCTCCAACAGCACGGACTTCGACTATCTCCAGGAGGAGCCCCACGTCCGCGTCCGCTTCGTGCGCTCCGTGGAGCAGTTGGGGGCTCCGGATGCGGTCATCCTCCCGGGGACGAAGAACACGGTGGGGGACCTCCTTCACCTGCGGCGCATCGGCTTCGACCGGGCGATCCTCGAGCTCAGCACCACCACGCCCATCGTCGGCATCTGCGGTGGCTTCCAGATGCTCGGGCGGGCGTTGCTCGACGAGGCGCGGCGCGAATCGGAGCATGGCAGCACCACGGGCCTGGGGTTGCTCGACATCGACGTGGAGTTCCTCCCTGGCAAGACGGTGGTGAATCGCCGGTTCGTGCCGACGCGGGACAATCCCTTCGCGAGTGCGGGGGAGGTGTCGGGGTATGAGATTCACTCCGGACTCGTCCGGTACGCGAGCGCGCGTCCGCTCTACGCCCATGCGGGGGGCGTCGATGGGGCGGTCCATGAGCGACTGCCCATCTTCGGCACCTTCATCCATGACCTGTTCAGGAACCCGCGACTGAGCCGCGCGTTCATCGACCTGCTGCGGCAGCGCAAGGGATTGCCGGTGCTGACGGCGCCCTTGTGCAATCACGACACTCGCAGGGAGGAGAGCTACAATCGCCTTGCAGCCGCCCTGGCCGAGCACCTGACCATCCCTGACTGACTCCATCACGCCGAGGGGGCTCTTCCGCAGGAGGAGGCTCAACGTGATGCGCGATGGACTCATGCGTGCCCTGTCCCGGCTGGTTCTGTTGCTGGTCGTGGCCTGTCAACACACCGCCCTCGCCCAGGAGGCGGCGGTCGATGTCGCCCCGGTGCTCACCCCCGCGGGAACCACGTACCCGTATGCACAGCAGTTGCAGTGGTTGGATTCAGGTCGATTCATCGTTGGGCGGTGGGATGGCTCGATGACGTTCTTCCGTCCGCCGGGTGTCGGTGAGTGGGGGCCGATGCTGACGGATGTGCTGCGCACTCCCGCCAACCGGGGCGTGGAGATGATGGCGGTGCGGGACTCGCGCACGTTCGTGACGTCGAACGACAGCGCGTCCATCACGCTCTGGCGCGAGCGGGAGGCGGTGCTGGACGATGAGCCCGCGCTGATGGACAGGCTCCCTCGGTCCTTCCGGTTCGAGAGCTTCACCTATGACGCGGACGTCGGGATGGCGAACAGCGGCGTCTTCCTCACGCAGGCGAATCGCGAGTACCTGGTGACGGGCCATGAGAATGGCTTCGTGCTCATCTGGAGTGTGACTCGGCAGGGGCGGCAGCTCGCGGTGCTGAAGAAGCTGGATGTCCGCTCGCCGAACCCCATCCCGAGTCCCTTCCCGCTCTGGAATGTGCGGGACATCGTCGCGTGGCGCGACGGCATCGTCATCACGGGGGCGGAGGATGGGGACCTGGTGATGATTCAGGTGCCGCAAGGGAATGTGCTGACGCGCAAGCGCTACAACGCGAGTGCCCAGCGAGGCATCAACGGGCTGGCGTTGTTGGATGACCACCTGGTGGCCGTGGCCTGTTCGGTGGGGGCGTCAGACAAGAACACGTGGCTGTTCCGAGTGCATCCGGCCGAGCTTCAGTCCCAGGGCTCGGTGGACCTGAAGCAGGACCCATCCATGCCTCAGTCCTTCGCGTTCCGCGCGGCCATGGCAAGCGTGGGAGGACAGCCGCACGTCTTCGCCACCACGCAGGAGGGACTGCTGTGGACGGTGCTCGTCACGCCGGATGGACAGCTCCAGGTCCAGGCCGTCAGCTCCGTGGACTTCCCCATCGGAGAGGCCATTGATTTCAACCCGGCCACCGCGCAGCTCGCGGCCGTGGGTGTGCTCGTCAATCTCTTCAACGTGGGCACACCCGCGTCCGTCAGTCCCGCGATTCGAAAGCAGGCACCACCCCAGGCTCCGTCCCTGCGGCGAGAATCCACCCCGGCAAACTGAAAGCGTCGACCCTTTCAAAGAAGCTGTTCGATATGGCCTGTCATGTGGCGGGCCACTTTCGGCGAGCCATCACATATTGCTTCGCCCGGCGGCAGCGCTGCTCGTGTGCAGGTCCACCATGGACTGCGCGACAACTCGAGTCGAGCGACTGGAAACCGAACGTGACTCCTTCATGTCGACTCATTCGCGATACTTCAGGCTCCTGGAGAACGTACAGGCGGGGAACTGGTTCCTGGGAGACCCGTTGACGAAGCAGGGCCACGAGCTGGAGAACTGGAAGGAGTTCACGTCAGGACGACCTGCCCACGTGCCCGGGCCTCTGATGATTCCCATCAACGAACCCGGAACGCGGCTGGACTTCAGCGCCGCGGGCGGTGCCATGACTCCTGTTGTCCACGTCAGAGTTACCACTCTCTTCGCGGAACTGGCCCCGAACGACGTGCAACTGATTCCAGTAGAGCGCACGGAAGAGGACGACCGCCCAGACAAACTCGGTGGACATCAAGGCCGCCTTGGAGCGCGCACACGCCACAGGGGCCGCATTCGAGGACGGCTGAGTGACATCCACCAGGACGTGGACTCATATGGTGCGCAATGACACCTGAGAGCGACGCGCGCCTGCCGCTTGCCCCCACCTCGCTGGCCACCCCGAACGGGGAGCCCCGGTTCGGCACATACCAGGGCGAACTTCCGGAGGTGGACCTTGCCAGTCTCCAGGGTCCGTGGGCGGTCTCCGCGATGTACCCACTCAGGCGCTCATGGTGGCACTCCGCGCTCGTGGCCACTCCTGACGTCTTCGCCCTCTTCTCGGTCATGAACCTCGGCTACACCGCGCGCGCGTACATGGTGGCATTGGACCTGCGCGAGCGAACGCCCCTGTGCGACGTGACGTTTCCGGGCCAGCGCATCGAAGCAGCGGCGGCTGAAGAACTGCGGGCCATGAGAGCTCGGCCCGGTACCGACCTTGGGAACTCCTTCAAGACCGTGGGCGGGAGCCTGTCGATGCACCAGGGAGCGGCGGACGAGCGCTATCGGGTAGACGTGGACATCAGCCGCATCCGAGCCCGCAGCCCCCTTCACGGCGTTCGATGGAGTGGCGAGCTGGGCACGACAGAAAGTCCTCCCGCGATGACGGTGATTTCGCCCGTCGACAGCGACCACTGCCGGGTCGATGTGACGATGAAGCGCGCCTGCTTGTCGTCGTTCGGAAGCCTGGAGGCAGGTGGCAAGCACTTCCACCTGGAAGGCGGCCTGGGCGGCCTCGACTACACGCAGAACTGCCTGACTCGCCACCAGGCCTGGCACTGGGCCTTCGCCACCGGGCGACTGGCGGATGGAACTCCGCTGGGCCTCAACCTCCGCGAAGACTTCATGCCGATGGACCCCGTGGCCCGCGAGAACGTGCTCTGGCTCGGAGACCATGTGTACACGCTGCCCCCCGTCCACTTCGAGTTCATCGACATGAAGTTGATGGCACCGTGGCGAGTGACGTCAGAGGACGGCTCGGTGGACCTGCGCTTCCAACCTTTCTACATCCACAGCGAGCACCACGAAGAACCCCTCTGCCACAGCAAGTTCGAGCAACCCATTGGCTTCTTCGAGGGCACCGTGAACCTGGGAGGGAGGACCCTCCAGCTCTCTGGCATTCCTGGCGTCACCCAGAAGCAGTACAGGGACGTGATGATGTAGCCACATCCATCGACGTAGCTCACTCGGGTGCAGAGAGGGCTGGCACTCACGGGGTGCCCTGGTCAGGTGCGCCCCATGAGGTGCCCCCGAGTTCACGGGTGGAACAGACCTCCTTCTCCCTGTGAACGCCTCCGAGGGCTTCGCCCTGGACGCCAGAGGTCGCGCCTTGGAGGATGCGCGCCCCATGGCTTCCGGCTGGCGACATCTCCGCGCGAGAGATGCGGGCGCGTTCGTGAGACGCGGCCTGGCCGTGGCCCTGTTCGCTTCCGCCCCCGCCTGGGCCCAAGCCCCCGCCGCAGAAGCTCCCGAGGTGCAGGAGCCCCTGTCGGAGGTCATCGACGTGGTGGGCAAGGTGCCCGACCCGGAGCCGATGGACCGCGCGTCGCAGCGCGACCCCAGCAGCGTCGTCACCGTCATCTCCGTGGAGGAGCGCGGAGGCACGGCGCGAGACACCGCCGACATCCTCGCCACCGCTCCCGGTGTCTCCGTCCAGGACTCGGGCGGCTACGGCCAGAGCAAGAGCCTGGTCGTCCGTGGAGCTTCATCCAACGGAACCCTGGTGCTGCTCGACGGCATCCCCCTCAACGGCGCGGGGGGCCACACGGACCTGTCGCGCATCCCCCTCGCGCTCGCTCGCGAGTTCGAGGTGATGCGCGGGAGCGCGGGCGCTCGCTACGGCAGCGGGGGGCTCGGAGGCGTGGTGAACATCGTCACGCGCAGCCCTGGCGACACCGTGAGCCTGTCCGGGGAGCTCAGCTACGGAAGCTGGAACACCGCGACGGGCTGGCTCGCCGCCACGGCTCCCCTGCTCGACAGTGAGCTGCTGCTCCTCCTCCACGGAGGCACGTCCTCTGGAGACTTCTCCTACCCCTTCGACCCCACGCCCACCCTCCCCGGGGACGCCCTCGAGTCACGTCGCCGCGACAACAACGATGCCCGAGGACTCGGAGCCCTGCTTCGCCTGCGCCATCGACTGGCCCCAGGCGTGGTCGTGGACGCCATGGCCGAAGGCGCCCTCGATGGCCGAGGCCTCGCCGGCACCGCGCAGAACCCCGTGGCGGATGCCCGCCAGTCCAACCGTCGCGGCGTGTTGAGCCTGCGCCTCCTGGGCTCTCTCGCGGGCGGCGTCCAGCTCTCCGCCCGAGCCCATCTCCGTCAGGAGAACCTGAAGCTGTCCGGAGGCCCCGTGGCACAGCGGGGCGAACAAGCGCTGCTCGCGGGCGGCGCCGAAGTCGAAGGGCGCATGCCCCTGGGCCGTGCACACGCCCTGACGCTCACCTCGAGCGTGGGACGCGAAGGTCTCACCACCGAAGGCGAGCCCACGGGCACGACGCCCCACACGTCCTGGCTGCGAGCCAGCGTCATGGCAATGGACGATGTGTCCCTGTTCGACGGCGACCTCCTCGTCACCCCGTCACTGCGCCTGGAGCGCGTGGGCCGCTACACGCTGCTGTCCCCCAAGGTCGGCGCGCGGATGTCCCTGCCCGCACGACTGGAGGTCCGCGCCAACGTGGGCCAGACGCACCGCGCTCCATCGCTGATGGAGCTCTACGTGCGCCAGGGGACGCTCCTGCCCAACCCGGACCTGCGCCCCGAGCGCGCCGTCTCCGTCGACGTGGCCCTCGCGCATCGGACGAAGCACTCCCTCGTCTCCGTGGGCGGCTTCCACACCCTCTACGAAGACCTCATCGCCTACGAAGCCTATCCACCGTTCGCAGCGAAGCCCTCGAACTTCTCGTCCGCGAGTGTCTCGGGGCTGGAAGTGGACATGGAGGCGCGACCCACATCCTTCATGTCGGGCTCCCTGGCGTACACGTTCCTGGTCTCACGCAACCTCCGGGACGACCCTCGCTACTACCTTCGCGACCTGCCGCATCGTCCTCGCCACACCCTGTCCGCACGTGTGGCCCTGGGACCCTCATGGCTGACCGGGCGCGCGGAGCTGCGAGCCCAGTCCTCACAGTTGCGCAACCGCACCGGCGAGCTGGTGCTCCCCGGACGAGCGCTGCTACACGCGGGAGTCTCGAGCACCGTCGGCCGTCGACCCGCGCTCACGTTCTCCCTCGACTTCAAGAACCTCCTCGACGCCCACGTCGAGGACTTCGACGGCTATCCCCTGCCCGGTCGCACCGTGCTCGCCTCGGTGGCGATGACGCTCGACTTCTCCCCCACTCCCCCTCGAAAGGACCCTCCCCCTTGAATGCCGGACACCGCCCCCTCCTCGCGACGCTTGGCGTCCTGTTGTCCTGTCTGCTCCTGACGGGCTGCCCCGACTCCGGCGTCGTCTGTGGCGAAGGACTCAGCCGCTGCGGCGACACCTGCGTGGACCTCACCAGCGCCTCCGCGAACTGTGGCGCGTGCGGCGTCGCCTGCGGCGAAGGACAGCTCTGCTCCGAAGGCGCCTGCACCTGTCAGGCGGGCACCACGGCCTGCGGTGGCGCGTGTGTCGACACCCAGTCCTCGCCACAGCACTGCGGCGGCTGCGCGGGCGCGGGCGGCACTGTCTGCGGCGCCGGCCAGGTCTGCGAGCAGGGTGCCTGCAAGGTCTCCTGCTCCGCCGAGGGCTTCCAGCGCTGCGGCGACTCGTGCGTGAACCTGGACACGGACGCGTCCCACTGCGGCACGTGTGGCAACTCCTGCGGCGATGCGCGGAGCTGCCGCGGTGGTGTGTGCACGTATGACGTGGTCGCCACGTGCTTCAACTCGGGGCAGGTGGTGGGCATCCAGTCCGGCACGGACTTCAAGGGCCCGAGCGTCCAGGTCGCCTCCTCTCCTCAGAGCGCCGCGCGGCTGAGCGACGTGCTCCTGGTGCTCGATGCCTCGAACAAGCTGGTGCAGACGCGACTGGGTGACTACGGCGTCCTGCCCTCGCGCAACGACACCGGCCGCGCGCCCAATCAGTTCATCGTCCGGGACCCGCTCATCTACATCCTCAACTCCACGGACAACACGATTCAGGTCCTGCGGCGCGAGGAAGCGGCCGTCCCTGGCGCGCCCCCGGGTGCCCGCTTCCCCGACGGCATCACCTTCAGCGACGTCGGCAACGTGCCCTTCGGCGCCAACACCAACCCGTTCGGCATGGCGCTGCTCCGCGAGGAGCTGTGGATCACCCTCTACGGCAACCTGATGGGCGACCCGACCGTCGGTGGCCGGGTGCTGCGCGTCTCCCTGGCCAACCCGCTCCGGCCTCGCGTGGTGGACACCATCGACCTGCCCACGGGCGCCGCGCTGAAGCCCTTCCCCAACAACACCACCCTGCCCACGCCCGCGGGCATCACCGCGCACCGAGGCATGCTGTACGTCGCGCTCAACAACCTGAACCCCGCCACCTACAGCCCTGGCGGCCCGGGGTTCCTCGCGCGCATCAACCCGGCGAACAACGCCGTGAGCCTCATCGAGCTGGGCGCCGACTGCCTCAACCCGGGCTCCGTGGCCTCCGTCGGAGAGCAGC is part of the Myxococcus landrumus genome and encodes:
- a CDS encoding FecCD family ABC transporter permease, which produces MKTRLVVMLVICVAVMAVAPFIGPPMPPDARDFILWQLRIPRTLMALLVGGTLSLVGAVYQSLFANPLAAPSTVGTTAGATLGALVAIVLGARSAVWGLPLITAAAFAGALGVSMLVAAIAAGRSVRMNDLVLAGIAFSMAAGAISTGVQFSADSTELLAATRWTMGHLPQVGYQGIVMLLPVAAVSVVGLLLLTRALEVFIAGEEHAESQGVNVRVVRIVAIGLGAMGVAGCVAWCGPIAFVELIVPHIVRRVLGVSRRVLLPCSVVVGASFLVLCDALTRVIMPGREPPVGLVTAALGTPLLVYLVARRSA
- a CDS encoding ABC transporter ATP-binding protein, translated to MTSSLEVSGATVRKGGRPLLEDVSLRVAPGDFVAIVGPNGAGKSTLMRVALGLQRLDAGSVTVGGREVSALSPRERAAFLAWLPQRVQVSEPITALEHVAAARYRFPESRRRSEEVALTALARVQAEALAPRPITELSGGEQQRVAVAALLAQESPLVMLDEPANFLDPAQQLELYALVGRLWRSGLGVLCITHDINVLAHAMREGSEGRIRVVGLSRGRVAFESSYDAPDLGEHLGRVFSVRMRGLEVEGRRVFVSLPLERDS
- a CDS encoding ABC transporter substrate-binding protein; this encodes MSAARSLCLLGLALSLLAGCQRSAPTTQEAGPRRLVALSPGISETLYALGAGEQVVGLSDYSTWPPETASVPKVGSTLAPNYEAIARLKPTLILDEHVKQAPAGSLSAVAPVKVLPWLSVDDVANGIRELGKQTGREDVATKLAQKVETTLKRKAPPDAPRVLLVIGDAEAGLSSIWYIRKDSLHGAALEAAGARNAVADAPSGPPNISVEQLMTLDPDIILVLLEGKRLSPEEEARHLAAWKQLSVLRAVKQGRVKLVSGPGVQSTGPRILDLVEQLQAALRFDTKAP
- a CDS encoding cobyric acid synthase, coding for MTKRPHLMIQGTGSHVGKTTLVAGLCRLFANQGLRVAPFKSQNMSLNSFVTEENEEIARATAVQSFAAKQRPIVHMNPLLLKPKSDSVSQLIIHGRPHRDVDAREYFLSDTHRALKLAAIQESIDHLNRHFDLVIAEGAGSCAEPNLRPFDVVNMEVAHRLDARVFLATDIDKGGVAAELLGTLKVLELVAPGDLERIAGFIINKFRGDRQVLQPALDFIEQHTHLPVVGVLPYLSLALEEEDRVQPRMQGTPEIDVAVVYLPHISNSTDFDYLQEEPHVRVRFVRSVEQLGAPDAVILPGTKNTVGDLLHLRRIGFDRAILELSTTTPIVGICGGFQMLGRALLDEARRESEHGSTTGLGLLDIDVEFLPGKTVVNRRFVPTRDNPFASAGEVSGYEIHSGLVRYASARPLYAHAGGVDGAVHERLPIFGTFIHDLFRNPRLSRAFIDLLRQRKGLPVLTAPLCNHDTRREESYNRLAAALAEHLTIPD
- a CDS encoding DUF2804 domain-containing protein, which produces MTPESDARLPLAPTSLATPNGEPRFGTYQGELPEVDLASLQGPWAVSAMYPLRRSWWHSALVATPDVFALFSVMNLGYTARAYMVALDLRERTPLCDVTFPGQRIEAAAAEELRAMRARPGTDLGNSFKTVGGSLSMHQGAADERYRVDVDISRIRARSPLHGVRWSGELGTTESPPAMTVISPVDSDHCRVDVTMKRACLSSFGSLEAGGKHFHLEGGLGGLDYTQNCLTRHQAWHWAFATGRLADGTPLGLNLREDFMPMDPVARENVLWLGDHVYTLPPVHFEFIDMKLMAPWRVTSEDGSVDLRFQPFYIHSEHHEEPLCHSKFEQPIGFFEGTVNLGGRTLQLSGIPGVTQKQYRDVMM
- a CDS encoding TonB-dependent receptor plug domain-containing protein produces the protein MASGWRHLRARDAGAFVRRGLAVALFASAPAWAQAPAAEAPEVQEPLSEVIDVVGKVPDPEPMDRASQRDPSSVVTVISVEERGGTARDTADILATAPGVSVQDSGGYGQSKSLVVRGASSNGTLVLLDGIPLNGAGGHTDLSRIPLALAREFEVMRGSAGARYGSGGLGGVVNIVTRSPGDTVSLSGELSYGSWNTATGWLAATAPLLDSELLLLLHGGTSSGDFSYPFDPTPTLPGDALESRRRDNNDARGLGALLRLRHRLAPGVVVDAMAEGALDGRGLAGTAQNPVADARQSNRRGVLSLRLLGSLAGGVQLSARAHLRQENLKLSGGPVAQRGEQALLAGGAEVEGRMPLGRAHALTLTSSVGREGLTTEGEPTGTTPHTSWLRASVMAMDDVSLFDGDLLVTPSLRLERVGRYTLLSPKVGARMSLPARLEVRANVGQTHRAPSLMELYVRQGTLLPNPDLRPERAVSVDVALAHRTKHSLVSVGGFHTLYEDLIAYEAYPPFAAKPSNFSSASVSGLEVDMEARPTSFMSGSLAYTFLVSRNLRDDPRYYLRDLPHRPRHTLSARVALGPSWLTGRAELRAQSSQLRNRTGELVLPGRALLHAGVSSTVGRRPALTFSLDFKNLLDAHVEDFDGYPLPGRTVLASVAMTLDFSPTPPRKDPPP